In Archangium violaceum, the following are encoded in one genomic region:
- a CDS encoding alpha/beta fold hydrolase, with protein MPRLIPLPGLRVQALEAGPADGPLVLLLHGFPELSESWREVLPRLAEAGFRAVAPDLRGYGGTDRPEGGYDLDTLANDVVQLARHLQPGRPVHLVGHDWGGLIAYHVAAMHPEVVDRLAVINAPHPSKMARQLLNPAQLVRSWYMFAFLIPYLPERVLSAGGGALVPHLIRRAMVDPSRVPLGRLAEYEANFSRTGAARAAIAYYRELFRRNFTPRGLRRMRSYPRIRAPFLLIWGDQDSALRKAFTKGLEPYFEQPPAVQHLPEEGHFVPLEAPEKVAALLVEHFTVGRPEEAWGVSADSVAEVYEESPPPPA; from the coding sequence ATGCCCCGCCTCATCCCGTTGCCCGGCCTGCGCGTGCAAGCGCTGGAGGCCGGTCCCGCCGACGGTCCGCTCGTGCTGCTGCTCCACGGTTTTCCCGAACTGTCCGAGAGCTGGCGCGAGGTGCTCCCCCGGCTGGCCGAAGCTGGCTTCCGCGCCGTCGCGCCGGACCTGCGCGGCTATGGCGGCACGGATCGGCCCGAGGGGGGCTACGACCTCGACACGTTGGCGAACGACGTCGTGCAGCTGGCACGGCACCTCCAGCCTGGGCGGCCCGTGCACCTGGTGGGGCACGACTGGGGCGGGCTGATCGCCTACCACGTGGCGGCCATGCATCCGGAGGTGGTGGACCGGCTGGCCGTCATCAACGCTCCGCATCCGAGCAAGATGGCGCGGCAGCTGTTGAATCCCGCGCAGCTCGTGCGCTCCTGGTACATGTTCGCCTTCCTGATCCCCTACCTGCCCGAGCGCGTGCTCTCCGCGGGAGGGGGCGCCCTGGTGCCGCACCTCATCCGGAGGGCGATGGTGGACCCGTCGCGCGTGCCGCTGGGCCGGCTGGCGGAGTACGAGGCCAACTTCTCGCGGACCGGGGCGGCGCGCGCGGCCATCGCCTATTACCGCGAGCTGTTCCGCCGAAACTTCACCCCGCGAGGACTGCGGCGGATGAGGAGCTACCCGCGCATCCGCGCGCCCTTCCTGCTCATCTGGGGCGATCAGGACAGCGCGTTGCGCAAAGCGTTCACGAAGGGGCTGGAGCCGTACTTCGAGCAGCCGCCCGCGGTGCAACACCTGCCCGAGGAGGGCCACTTCGTGCCGCTGGAGGCACCGGAGAAGGTGGCGGCGCTCCTCGTCGAGCACTTCACCGTGGGCCGTCCGGAGGAGGCCTGGGGCGTGTCCGCGGACTCGGTGGCGGAAGTGTACGAGGAGAGCCCGCCGCCTCCGGCGTGA
- a CDS encoding rhomboid family intramembrane serine protease, producing MIPISDDNPTLRAPLVTWLLLAAIGATWVFIQGAGLNALALVSSVCNLGLVPGELTGLARVGLAVPLGDGLACVIDQEPINRLTPLTSMFLHGSWGHILGNCLFFWVFGNNVEDSMGRLRFLVFYIVCGLAAAAAQVLVDPSSPVPMVGASGAISGIMGAYLILYPRVRVNMLFIFIIIIRIIPLPAWVVLLYWFGLQVITGLPQLNQIDAAGGSGVAVWAHVGGFVAGLVLVKLFENRELTSRRSGWRHRLHPNHP from the coding sequence ATGATTCCCATCAGCGACGACAACCCCACACTCCGCGCTCCGCTAGTCACCTGGCTGCTGCTCGCCGCCATCGGCGCCACCTGGGTCTTCATCCAGGGCGCCGGGCTCAATGCCCTGGCCCTGGTCTCCAGCGTGTGCAACCTCGGGCTCGTCCCGGGTGAGCTCACCGGGCTGGCCCGGGTGGGCCTCGCCGTGCCCCTCGGAGATGGACTGGCGTGTGTCATCGACCAGGAGCCCATCAACCGCCTCACGCCCCTCACCTCCATGTTCCTCCACGGGAGCTGGGGTCACATCCTGGGCAACTGCCTCTTCTTCTGGGTGTTCGGCAACAACGTCGAGGACAGCATGGGCCGGCTGCGCTTCCTCGTCTTCTACATCGTCTGCGGCCTGGCCGCGGCCGCCGCGCAGGTGCTGGTGGACCCCTCCTCGCCCGTCCCCATGGTGGGCGCCTCGGGCGCCATCTCCGGAATCATGGGGGCCTACCTCATCCTCTACCCGCGCGTGCGGGTGAACATGCTCTTCATCTTCATCATCATCATCCGCATCATCCCCCTGCCCGCCTGGGTGGTGCTCCTGTACTGGTTTGGCCTCCAAGTCATCACCGGCCTGCCCCAGCTCAATCAGATCGACGCCGCGGGCGGCAGCGGAGTCGCTGTGTGGGCGCACGTGGGTGGCTTCGTCGCGGGGCTCGTGCTGGTGAAGCTCTTCGAGAACCGGGAGCTCACCTCCCGGCGCTCCGGGTGGCGGCACCGGCTGCACCCCAACCACCCCTGA
- a CDS encoding DUF2079 domain-containing protein, whose product MSTPSFVPASSEAASRASRLLTGFAAALCVMFLASGPLSAVSPQLGAPRTWQYVLHPLFLVGLIGSRAVDGLAEARLSRAWRNAALACAGVWCLVCQVWKYRSFAVNGVDFSIFDWMLFSTNHGRFMYSPIYDVNHFGIHPSYVLLPFVPLHRLWESPLLLCITTALVVWASLIPLWRLAMRLVGSEAIALLAAVAFLTSPWVGALLDGGFRPEVFYPVFGLTLVLGWVERRPAVWIAALVGFLSIKEDAALHASALALGTLVFDRKRWRPALAVLSVSVALFIVNTRVVQPWALAQTGHGLPTYVGFWGQYGGSPPEIALNMLRSPGRVLRDVLTSGWYKLFIPALLLPLLSRQPLVAMLPTLFILGSASYPKMHDYRMYYPVTLLPFFFWGLLEAYRHLDRPGLPAPRRLLLCAVALLSFPLWGGAYVRFGPPRTRVLDALERATGNLRTEAPPVFYAQTVLFPHLSYALSPLPFLDAASTTRPGAVVLVNPELDTFPFSREALAERVADAERRGEVEHLDEGFILLRPR is encoded by the coding sequence GTGTCCACTCCCTCCTTCGTGCCCGCCTCGTCCGAGGCCGCCTCTCGCGCCAGCCGGCTCCTCACCGGCTTCGCCGCCGCGCTGTGCGTGATGTTCCTGGCGTCCGGCCCGCTGTCGGCCGTGAGTCCCCAGCTGGGCGCTCCGCGCACCTGGCAGTACGTGCTCCACCCGCTCTTCCTGGTGGGGCTCATCGGCTCCCGGGCCGTGGATGGGCTCGCCGAGGCCCGCCTCTCGCGCGCCTGGCGCAACGCAGCGCTCGCCTGCGCCGGGGTGTGGTGCCTCGTCTGTCAGGTGTGGAAGTACCGCTCGTTCGCCGTCAACGGCGTGGACTTCAGCATCTTCGATTGGATGCTCTTCAGCACGAACCATGGGCGGTTCATGTACTCGCCCATCTACGACGTGAATCACTTCGGCATCCATCCCTCGTACGTGCTGCTGCCCTTCGTGCCGCTGCACCGGCTCTGGGAGAGCCCGCTGCTGCTGTGCATCACCACCGCCCTCGTGGTGTGGGCCTCGCTCATCCCCCTGTGGCGGCTCGCGATGCGGTTGGTGGGCAGCGAGGCCATCGCCCTGCTCGCGGCAGTGGCCTTCCTCACCAGCCCGTGGGTGGGCGCGCTGCTCGATGGCGGCTTCCGCCCCGAGGTCTTCTACCCGGTGTTCGGCCTCACCCTGGTGCTGGGCTGGGTGGAGCGCCGGCCCGCGGTGTGGATTGCCGCCCTGGTGGGCTTCCTCTCCATCAAGGAGGACGCGGCCTTGCATGCCTCGGCGCTCGCGCTGGGGACGCTGGTGTTCGACCGGAAGCGGTGGCGCCCGGCGCTCGCGGTGCTCTCCGTGAGCGTGGCGCTGTTCATCGTCAACACGCGCGTCGTCCAGCCGTGGGCGCTCGCGCAGACGGGGCATGGGCTGCCGACCTACGTTGGCTTCTGGGGGCAGTACGGCGGCTCACCGCCGGAGATCGCCCTCAACATGCTCCGCTCGCCGGGGCGGGTGCTGCGCGACGTGCTCACCTCCGGCTGGTACAAGCTGTTCATTCCGGCGTTGCTGCTGCCCCTGCTCTCGCGCCAGCCGCTGGTGGCGATGCTGCCCACGCTCTTCATCCTGGGCAGCGCGTCGTACCCCAAGATGCACGACTACCGGATGTACTACCCGGTGACGCTCCTGCCCTTCTTCTTCTGGGGGCTGCTGGAGGCGTACCGGCACCTGGATCGCCCGGGGTTGCCGGCCCCGCGCCGGCTGCTGCTGTGCGCCGTGGCCCTGCTGTCCTTCCCGTTGTGGGGAGGCGCGTACGTGCGCTTCGGTCCGCCGAGGACGCGGGTGCTGGACGCGCTGGAGCGAGCGACCGGGAATCTGCGGACGGAGGCGCCCCCGGTGTTCTACGCGCAGACGGTGCTCTTCCCGCACCTGTCCTACGCGCTGTCCCCGCTGCCCTTCCTGGATGCCGCGAGCACCACGCGGCCGGGCGCGGTGGTGCTGGTCAACCCGGAACTGGACACCTTCCCGTTCTCCCGCGAGGCCCTGGCGGAGAGAGTGGCGGACGCGGAGCGGCGCGGCGAGGTGGAGCACCTGGACGAGGGCTTCATCCTGCTGCGCCCGCGGTAG
- a CDS encoding BlaI/MecI/CopY family transcriptional regulator: MKKPVGDQELVVLRWVAEHGPVTVGEVAERFGEPQGLARSTILTVMERLRSKGHLTRRKVEGVYQYSSSVPLAELLRGVVGDFVKKSLAGSLSPFATWLSQADEVSDDELRQLEEAVARLKSKKEGEE, encoded by the coding sequence ATGAAGAAGCCGGTGGGAGACCAGGAGTTGGTGGTGCTGCGCTGGGTGGCCGAGCACGGCCCCGTCACCGTGGGTGAGGTGGCGGAGCGGTTCGGCGAGCCACAAGGCCTGGCGCGCTCCACCATCCTCACGGTGATGGAGCGGTTGAGGAGCAAGGGGCACCTGACGCGGCGCAAGGTGGAGGGCGTCTACCAATACAGCTCCAGCGTGCCGCTGGCGGAGCTGCTGCGGGGCGTGGTGGGGGACTTCGTGAAGAAGTCGCTGGCGGGCTCGCTGTCGCCCTTCGCCACGTGGCTGTCCCAGGCCGACGAGGTGAGTGACGACGAGCTGCGCCAGTTGGAGGAGGCCGTTGCCCGGCTCAAGTCGAAGAAGGAGGGCGAGGAATGA